Genomic segment of Thermodesulfovibrionia bacterium:
GTTGAAAACATTTTCGTAACCCATGCTTTTTAAAATCCTCTTACCTGCAAACGAACGGCTGCCGCTGCGGCAGTGAAGCAATACAACCTTCCCCTTATCAGCCACCGTCTTGCCAATCTTATCCTTAAGCTCCGGTAAAGGGATATTTACCGTACTATCAAGATGCGATGTCTGATATTCATTCTCACTCCTCACATCAATAATAACAGCGCCCTCATCAATCATCTTCCGCGCCTTTTCCACGTTCAGGTCGTTGATGATAAGCGGTTTTATTACAAAGTATGCGATGAGTATAATTAGCAGGATTGTAATTTCCATTAGCTCTCTTTAATCTCCTTTATCATTTTTAGGATAATCTAAAATCTTTCGTATCATTATATCAGGTAAATAATCCCTTGACGATAGTTAACGCATAAATTGACTGGCTCACTATATTTCACTTATACTTTTTACATGTTAAAGATCGCTGTTATAGACGGACAGGGCGGGGGGATAGGAAGCCTTATCGTAAAGAGGCTGAGGGCTGAGTTTAAAGACTCGATAGAGATAACCGCTCTCGGCACGAACTCTGCCGCAACGGCCGGCATGATGAAGGCAGGCGCTGACAAGGGCGCAAGCGGTGAGAATGCTATCCTGTGGAACGCAGGTAGAGTGGATGTGATCACAGGCCCGATTAGCATCATGCTCCCTAACGCCATGCTCGGAGAGCTTACCCCTTTAATGGCCGAGGCGCTTTCATCAAGCGAAGCAAAGAAGATATTGATCCCGTTAAACCAGGAGCAGGTAGATATAGTAGGCTTTGTAAAAGAGCCCCTGCCCCACCTTGTTGATAAATTAATGGAAAAGATAAAGGAGATAGTTAACCATGTGTGAAGCCAACGCTTATATCGATCAGGACGGCAAGGAAGAACTCTATCTTGAGAATGTGGACATCATCAGGCTCGAAGACGGCAGGGTCTACATGAAGAACCTTTTTGGAGAACAGAAGTTCTTCGAGGGAAAGATAGAAGAGATCTCCTTGATAAAGCACAAGATAATACTTAAGAAATAGCCCTCAGAATTTACAATGAACTTCACCCGAATAATTATCCAGGAGGAGAATAACGCCTTTTATAACATGGCGCTTGATGAGGCTATATGCGAGGCTGTGAGAAATGATCTCTCCCCCCCTACCCTGCGTATCTATAAATGGGAAAGGCCGACGCTGAGCCTGGGTTACTTCCAGAAGATTTCTGATATCGACATGGACTACTGCAGAAGCAATAATTATCCTGTCGTAAGAAGGCTCACAGGAGGCAGGGCGATCCTGCATGAATCTGAACTTACCTACAGCTTCTCAGCCAAGAAAGGCTCTCTCCTGTTTAATGGTGAATTGCATAATGACTACACAGTTATCAGCAATGCGCTGGTTGAAGGATTGAAACTCTGCGGTGTTGATGCAGAGATATCCTTCACAAGAAAGAGAGCCACTGACCAGAAGAGCCCTGCGTGCTTCAAGGTGGTCTCTTATGGTGAAGTGACCGTAGACAATAAAAAGGTCATCGGCAGCGCGCAGAAACGTTACAAGGACGGATTCCTTCAGCACGGCTCTCTGCTTCTTGATTTTAATGAAGCAGAACTTCAAAATGTGCTCAAGTGCAGCAGCAAGGACGACTTCAGTGGTATCGGCTCAATAAATGGATATGCAGATAAGACATCTTATATAGAACTTGTCAGAGGAATGAAAAAGGCATTTGCAAAAGTCCTTGATACAAAGATGATAACAGACGAACCTACAGGCTATGAGCTAAAAGCCGGAAAGGAGCTTGAGTCAAAGAAATATTCAAGCGATGAATGGAATGCAATGCGATAAACTGCAATGGCCGGTCTATCAAATTTCATAATTAATCTCTGAAACCCCATGTTTTGCCGCCTTAATGTAAAAAGCTGTCAAAGCACTCCACATAACCAGCATCATATAGCTCTGAAGAATTGAATTTAATACTGCTGCTGCAATACTTATTTTAATGCCGGATAACATGCTCAGCGGGGCTGAAAATAATAATAAGATCACATTTGCCCCGATGAACCCTGCAATAAGAACAATTAAAAAAATGAATGCCGATGGCTTGTCCATCAAAAATGCAAAGGTCTTTTTGGCCGCGCTGATCACCCCTCCTGTCTCAACCACTGCAACAACCATAGAGTAAACCGTAAATATCAGGGAAGCGACGGAGGCAATCAAACCAAAAACAATAACGAAAAGAACTGAAAAGGATATCATGAAGTCTTTAATGAATAACCCTCTGCCCGATATGGACTCTTTTATATCCATGCCTATAATACTCAAGATGAAAAAGATGACTGAGATAATGAAAAATACTGTCGTGGTAAGACATATCATCCACATCAGGGGAAAGATATGATCTCCTGCCTCTTTGAAGAAGGATGAAAAGCTGAACCTGTAACCCTTAACAATGGCCGATTTTTTAAGCACTCCGAGTGTGCCGCTCAGCACATAGATATGCAGCAATGAAATAAAGGTCAGGCAGATGATAAAAGAGATAAATATAATTAATAAAAATCCGAGATATCTTGAGAATATCTCAACAGGGTCTTTTAGAAAAGTATAAAAGAGGTCGCCCGCATGAGCCATATCCATGCCGATACGTGACGCTGCGGTAAAAACAGGTGCCCCAACCATAATAAGAAAAATAGCGATGTTAATGAAAACAAGGGCTATCCTGATATATATGAGCTGAGGATTCCTGTGTGTAAGCCTGAAGCCTTCGTTAATTGATTCAGTGAACATATTAAATAATTATACAGTAGTGGTATAATTTTAACTGTCAGTTTTAGTTAAAATTAATGATCTATTAACGGAGGAAAATCATGAAAAGATGGAAAAGTTTTGTTGTTTCTGCACTGCTCTTGGTCCCGCTTTTATTCACAGTAGCCTGTGCTGATGAAGCGAGGCTCAAGAAGATAGAAGATGAGCAGGCAAGTATACTTAACAGGCTGGCGGCTATTGAAGAGACCCAGAAGAAGATATTGGGTGCGATGCAGCCGCAAAGGCCTCAGGTTGATTATAACAAGGTTTACAATCTGCCGATCGGCGCTTCATCTGTCAAAGGTGATAAAGGCGGCGCTGTGACCATTGTTGAATTCTCGGATTTCCAATGCCCTTACTGTTCCAAACTTCAGCCTACGCTTAATGAAGTATTGCAAGCTTATCCCAAGGGAGTCAAATTTGTATTCAAGGACTTCCCACTCTCGTTTCACAAACAGGCAAAAAATGCTGCTGTAGCAGCGCGCGCGGCAGGGGAGCAGGGTAAATTCTGGGAGATGCATGACCTGCTTTTTGAGAACTTCAATAAGCTGACCGATGACAGTTATAAAGAATTTGCAGCTAAGCTCGGGCTTGATGGAAATAAATTCATGGCTGACTTCAGCAGTAATAAATATGACCAGCTTATTCAGCAGGATATAGACCTCGCCGGAACTGCTGATGTAAACGGCACTCCGACACTCTTTATTAACGGCAAGAGGATGCAGGGCAGGTCTATGGATGACTTTAAGGCAGCGATCGACGGGATACTGAAGAAGTAGTTTTTGTCATTCTCCGGCTTGACCGGGGAATCCAGATTCAATACGAGAGGGAGCAGGCTATAAACCTGCTCCCTCTTTTTTAGTAAATGCTACGTCAGTATCTCAAGCAGCCTGTCGAGTTCCTCAAGCGAATAATACTCTATCTCGATCTTGCCGCCTTTTTTGCTTTTGTGGATAAGGCGCACCTTTGTCCCGAGGCTCTGTATGAGCTTCTCCTCAAGCGAGGCTATCTGCGGGTCTCTTGATGCCTTTGGCTTCGGGCGTGAATTCGAGGTCTTTTTGCTTAGCGCCTCTGCCTCTCTTACGCTAAGGCCGTTCTTGATAATCTTTCTGGCAGCTGCTGTCTGTGCTATAGGGTCATCTATCTGAAGCAGCGCCTTTGCATGGCCTATGCTTAATGAGCCTTCAGCGATCCATCTCTTTACCTCTGAAGGCAGCTTGAGTATCCTCAGGTAGTTTGTGACGGTAGCCCTGTCTTTGCCGACCTTCTTTGAGAGTTCGTCATGCGTCAGGCTGAAGTCTTTGATAAGCCTCTGAAACGCCTCGGCAGTCTCAAGAGGATTCAGATCCTCTCTCTGGATGTTCTCGATAAGGGCAAGCTCAAGCGCTTCCGCAGGAGCAGCCTCCTTTACAATGGCAGGTATCTTATCAAGGCCTGCTTTTTTGGATGCGCGCCATCTTCTCTCACCTGCTATAAGCTCATAAGCTCTGTCAGATATACGCCTTACGATAACCGGCTGAATCACACCTTTTTCCCTGATCGAAGAGACAAGGTCGTCAAGCGCCTTGTCGTCAAAGAACCTTCTGGGCTGGTATTCGTTAGGTGTTATGATGTTTATATCAAGCTCAAGTATCCCGCTGCTCTGCTTCTGTTCAGGGATAAGAGCTGAGAGTCCTTTACCCAGTGCCGGTTTCATTGCCAACTATCTCCTTTGTAAGTTCCATGTAGCTTTGAGCGCCCTTGGAGTTGATATCATACAATATTGCGGGCTTGCCGTGGCTTGGAGCCTCGGCAAGCGTTATGTTCCTTGGGATCCTGGTATTATACACCTTGTCTCCAAAGTGCTTTCTCAACTCATCTGCGACCTGGTGTGCAAGAGAATTCCTCCCATCGAACATTGTAAGGAGTATGCCCTCTATCTCCAGATTAGGGTTGAAGGTGCTCCTTATCAGATTAAAGGTCTTGTATAATGCCCCTATGCCTTCCAGCGCGAAGTACTCACACTGCATCGGGATCAAGAGGCTGTCAGCTGCAACCAGCGCGTTAAGTGTTAAAAGGCTGAGTGAAGGCGGGCAGTCGATCAGTATGAAATCATAATCAGCCCTGGCAGTAGCAATGGCATCTTTAAGAATAACCTCTCTGCCCTCTTTTGCCGCAAGTTCCAGTTCAGCGCCTATGAGGTCTATATTTGACGGGATGATCTTTAGCCTGTCAATCTGGGAATTACAGATAACTTCGGAAATATTTCTTGATCCTGTGTAAATATCATAGAGGCTGCCGCTAAGGTTATCCCTGTCTATACCGAAGCCGCTTGTTGAATTGCCCTGTGGGTCGGCATCTATGAGCAGGACATTCTTGCCGGCCATCTGGGCCAATGACGCAGCTATATTAATGGCTGTTGTTGTCTTTCCGACGCCGCCCTTCTGATTGGATACCGCAATTACTCTTGACATAGTGTTAAACGTAAAATTGAAAGTTAAGAATGAAAAGTTAAGAATTAAGAATGACAGAAGGTTTTGCCAAAAAAGTTTATGCCTTTTTGCCTGATGCCTTTAATCCTCTGTATTATGCTCCATCCTGTACAAATTTAGTATTGTTTTTCATGGACAGTTCAGCCCTTGCAAGCTCTTTCCCAAGATAAGCTGCATGGCTGAGTTCAGATACCCACTTGTTATTGATTATTGTGAAATAAAGTTCGCGGCTGTTCTTGCCTTCGATGACCCTTAGAAGTTTATTCTCATAGTTGTAGTGTTCAACCAGTATGACCTTATTATTTCTGAAAGGCATTATTACGAAGTATCCTGCCTTATCCAGTTTTACTGACTTTGGATTTATAGCTTTGACCCTTGCCGTTGCAGGCATCTTTTCAGCTTTGGGTTTAGCAATTAATTTGACCGGCGTCAATGCAGGCTTCGGAGGTTCAGGATGACATACGCCGCCGCATCCGCAGCTTGAAATCACTGCGCTAATCGGATTTGATACGGCTGATAACGGCTCAGATCTTTTTGCAAGAGCGTTTATCCTTTTCGTCAGGGTTTTTATATTTGAGCACCCCTGCTGATCATCTATCTCTATCTGGCTGCGGAATGCCCTTACATCAGAATGGTTAAGGTTCTTAAGCACAGGCCGCCTTCCGGGAGAATCGATAACGCGCATATTCTTGTCAACTCCGTTCTTCCATAAAGCCATGATGGTTGCGCCGCTTTTGTGTCCCGGCGCCTC
This window contains:
- a CDS encoding rhodanese-like domain-containing protein; the encoded protein is MEITILLIILIAYFVIKPLIINDLNVEKARKMIDEGAVIIDVRSENEYQTSHLDSTVNIPLPELKDKIGKTVADKGKVVLLHCRSGSRSFAGKRILKSMGYENVFNLGSFKRAKRMIS
- a CDS encoding DUF3842 family protein codes for the protein MLKIAVIDGQGGGIGSLIVKRLRAEFKDSIEITALGTNSAATAGMMKAGADKGASGENAILWNAGRVDVITGPISIMLPNAMLGELTPLMAEALSSSEAKKILIPLNQEQVDIVGFVKEPLPHLVDKLMEKIKEIVNHV
- a CDS encoding CooT family nickel-binding protein, with product MCEANAYIDQDGKEELYLENVDIIRLEDGRVYMKNLFGEQKFFEGKIEEISLIKHKIILKK
- a CDS encoding biotin/lipoate A/B protein ligase family protein produces the protein MNFTRIIIQEENNAFYNMALDEAICEAVRNDLSPPTLRIYKWERPTLSLGYFQKISDIDMDYCRSNNYPVVRRLTGGRAILHESELTYSFSAKKGSLLFNGELHNDYTVISNALVEGLKLCGVDAEISFTRKRATDQKSPACFKVVSYGEVTVDNKKVIGSAQKRYKDGFLQHGSLLLDFNEAELQNVLKCSSKDDFSGIGSINGYADKTSYIELVRGMKKAFAKVLDTKMITDEPTGYELKAGKELESKKYSSDEWNAMR
- a CDS encoding thioredoxin domain-containing protein, translating into MKRWKSFVVSALLLVPLLFTVACADEARLKKIEDEQASILNRLAAIEETQKKILGAMQPQRPQVDYNKVYNLPIGASSVKGDKGGAVTIVEFSDFQCPYCSKLQPTLNEVLQAYPKGVKFVFKDFPLSFHKQAKNAAVAARAAGEQGKFWEMHDLLFENFNKLTDDSYKEFAAKLGLDGNKFMADFSSNKYDQLIQQDIDLAGTADVNGTPTLFINGKRMQGRSMDDFKAAIDGILKK
- a CDS encoding ParB/RepB/Spo0J family partition protein, with product MKPALGKGLSALIPEQKQSSGILELDINIITPNEYQPRRFFDDKALDDLVSSIREKGVIQPVIVRRISDRAYELIAGERRWRASKKAGLDKIPAIVKEAAPAEALELALIENIQREDLNPLETAEAFQRLIKDFSLTHDELSKKVGKDRATVTNYLRILKLPSEVKRWIAEGSLSIGHAKALLQIDDPIAQTAAARKIIKNGLSVREAEALSKKTSNSRPKPKASRDPQIASLEEKLIQSLGTKVRLIHKSKKGGKIEIEYYSLEELDRLLEILT
- a CDS encoding ParA family protein, producing the protein MSRVIAVSNQKGGVGKTTTAINIAASLAQMAGKNVLLIDADPQGNSTSGFGIDRDNLSGSLYDIYTGSRNISEVICNSQIDRLKIIPSNIDLIGAELELAAKEGREVILKDAIATARADYDFILIDCPPSLSLLTLNALVAADSLLIPMQCEYFALEGIGALYKTFNLIRSTFNPNLEIEGILLTMFDGRNSLAHQVADELRKHFGDKVYNTRIPRNITLAEAPSHGKPAILYDINSKGAQSYMELTKEIVGNETGTG
- a CDS encoding DUF4346 domain-containing protein, whose protein sequence is MRGTLEGLKLSLPTLKDKEAKELLKDVKLIYKDLKPLKYSCFGCKFCIPAEAMTLLTKEFPRLASSTLLSCEFNVGDDWPTVDGEYTVLDRSAPVAVTTLANLKLEEKIVKLKPEGLCIIGKTETENIGIDKLVKNIITNPAIRYLILAGDEAPGHKSGATIMALWKNGVDKNMRVIDSPGRRPVLKNLNHSDVRAFRSQIEIDDQQGCSNIKTLTKRINALAKRSEPLSAVSNPISAVISSCGCGGVCHPEPPKPALTPVKLIAKPKAEKMPATARVKAINPKSVKLDKAGYFVIMPFRNNKVILVEHYNYENKLLRVIEGKNSRELYFTIINNKWVSELSHAAYLGKELARAELSMKNNTKFVQDGA